One genomic window of Sodaliphilus pleomorphus includes the following:
- a CDS encoding D-2-hydroxyacid dehydrogenase, with protein MKIVVLDAYAGNPGDLSWDEVRKLGDCDIYDRTAPELVIDRARDAEAVLTNKVPLHRKEIEALPKLKYIGVMATGFNVVDIDAASQHGITVTNVPAYSTASVAQLVFAHLLNMCDSVQHYSQEVHAGKWCHCADFTYVNTPIIELAGKTMGIVGLGHIGQAVARIALAMDMRVQAFTSKPQQALPAGVAKVELDSLFATSDVVTLHCPLNASTRNMVDARRLKLMKPTAMLINTARGPLVDEAALAQALKSGQLMAAGIDVMSKEPPAADNPLLAVDNCYITPHIAWASKEARVRLLDVVTANLKAYLAGKPVNVVSP; from the coding sequence ATGAAAATTGTAGTACTTGATGCCTATGCAGGCAATCCCGGCGACTTGTCGTGGGACGAGGTGAGGAAACTGGGCGATTGCGACATCTACGACCGCACGGCTCCCGAGCTGGTCATCGACCGCGCCCGCGATGCCGAGGCGGTGCTTACCAACAAGGTGCCCCTGCACCGCAAGGAGATTGAGGCGCTGCCCAAGTTGAAATATATAGGTGTGATGGCCACTGGCTTCAATGTGGTCGATATCGATGCCGCCAGCCAGCACGGCATCACGGTGACCAACGTGCCGGCCTACAGCACCGCCTCGGTGGCACAGCTCGTGTTTGCCCACCTGCTCAACATGTGCGACAGCGTGCAGCACTACTCCCAGGAGGTGCACGCCGGCAAGTGGTGCCACTGTGCCGATTTCACCTATGTGAACACGCCCATTATCGAGCTCGCGGGCAAGACGATGGGTATCGTGGGGCTGGGACACATAGGCCAGGCTGTGGCACGCATTGCCCTGGCCATGGACATGCGGGTGCAGGCCTTCACCAGCAAGCCGCAGCAGGCGCTGCCCGCAGGCGTGGCCAAGGTCGAGCTCGACAGCCTCTTTGCCACCAGCGACGTGGTCACGCTGCACTGCCCGCTCAATGCCTCGACCCGCAACATGGTCGACGCCCGGCGGCTCAAGCTCATGAAGCCCACGGCTATGCTCATCAACACCGCCCGCGGCCCGCTTGTCGACGAGGCTGCCCTGGCCCAGGCGCTCAAGAGCGGCCAGCTCATGGCTGCCGGTATCGACGTCATGAGCAAGGAGCCTCCGGCTGCCGACAACCCCCTGCTGGCTGTCGACAATTGCTACATTACGCCCCACATTGCCTGGGCAAGCAAGGAGGCCCGCGTGCGCCTGCTCGACGTGGTCACGGCCAATCTCAAGGCTTACCTTGCCGGCAAGCCCGTCAACGTGGTCTCGCCCTGA
- a CDS encoding SusC/RagA family TonB-linked outer membrane protein: protein MKKTELKSSRKNIVVKAVALSALALFSPSITLARPVLSTAPAAAASGQEQVTGVVKDSKGEPIIGASVKIAGSTLGVATDINGKFTLNAPAGSKLVITSIGYKTVTAAAGSDLNITMADDSQMLDEVVAIGYGAQAKKKDLSASVGVISNPTELAVRPVASTEGMMQGQIPGVTIESNGGDPTAAPSVVIRGQGSRNGDNVLWVVDGVPGAPIASLDDIESIVVLKDAASAAIYGAQSGAGGVILVTTKKAKEGNTTLSYSGTFGVRKAYNLPRGLTAEEEIQMRTTSYANAGLTLPDGWNTAKNPWVATTRTNWMDEVFRTAMYQRHNVALNMGTANFANRISFNYDKDNGVLRDTYNKNLALHYDGKYQLNKWVSVSENFTWKNNENRTGNTSSPYNGVIMNALYMPSSATVYSEFTPGGYGGTTTEDPAYIAQYGSNFADIHGDAINPVRLLEAYNEYNRTSDTWTTTSLEVGNVVPGLKFVSRFTYNVTNYNDKTFVPKREEVGKPYLTNEYTNYNYRTDRWKTENTLTYDNTFGQHTVGLLASTTADHYATRGLNVDAKDFSDESKFLQYLAWAGSQSASDYLTGPDANVSLIGRAAYSYADRYFLTASFRRDYAGRLPKKHNHGDFPAFTAAWKISNEAFFPQNDIVTLLKLRGSWGRIGNLGSIGYNYKSAVLSYGVTTEKALYGTSGTLWGTRVWNSDAVNSKLTWETSEQFDLGLDINMLSDRLAMTLDWFEKKTYNLIQTQTMYWPSTIGVDAMLVNQGSVRNRGIEFAASWRDKVGNDISYWVNGNFAWLKNWVKSTGVTDSEGNPGVWTGDGSWRMIPYVYQTAQGEPLNSFYLIKSLGIFQSDEEAANYKDANGKRIQPNAVAGDLKFEDKNGDGKISDADRQYCGNATPKWTYAFGGGITWKDLTVSVMFQGVGKAQALNVAKSMTVGDVEGNFNRSAEILKAWSPTNTGSDIPRLSKNDPNGNFSTASTWFLEDASYFRLKNFTINYDITKLIRKWQHLNDRSSRMSVFFSGDNVFTVTNYTGIDPECGGYDTMKYPVSRAFSFGVRLTY, encoded by the coding sequence ATGAAAAAAACCGAATTGAAATCAAGCCGAAAGAACATCGTCGTCAAGGCCGTTGCTCTCTCAGCGCTCGCGCTTTTCTCACCATCGATCACACTGGCACGGCCTGTGCTCAGTACCGCTCCCGCAGCGGCAGCATCGGGTCAGGAGCAAGTGACTGGTGTAGTAAAGGACTCTAAAGGAGAACCTATCATTGGAGCCTCGGTCAAAATCGCAGGATCGACCCTGGGAGTAGCCACCGACATCAACGGCAAGTTCACCCTCAACGCTCCGGCAGGGAGCAAGCTGGTGATCACATCCATTGGCTACAAAACCGTGACAGCAGCAGCTGGCAGCGACCTCAACATCACCATGGCCGACGACAGCCAGATGCTCGACGAGGTTGTAGCCATTGGCTATGGTGCACAGGCCAAGAAGAAAGACTTGTCGGCATCGGTGGGCGTGATAAGCAACCCCACCGAGCTTGCCGTGCGCCCGGTGGCCAGCACCGAGGGCATGATGCAAGGCCAGATACCGGGCGTGACCATTGAGTCGAACGGCGGCGACCCCACCGCTGCGCCCAGCGTCGTGATACGCGGCCAGGGCTCGCGCAACGGCGACAACGTGCTTTGGGTAGTCGACGGCGTGCCGGGGGCTCCCATTGCCTCGCTCGACGACATCGAGAGCATCGTCGTGCTCAAGGATGCCGCCTCGGCAGCCATCTACGGCGCCCAGTCGGGAGCCGGCGGCGTCATCCTGGTCACCACCAAGAAGGCCAAGGAAGGCAACACCACACTCAGCTACAGCGGCACCTTCGGGGTGCGCAAGGCCTACAACCTGCCCCGCGGGCTCACTGCCGAAGAAGAAATCCAGATGCGCACCACCTCCTATGCCAACGCCGGCCTCACCCTGCCCGACGGCTGGAACACGGCCAAGAACCCCTGGGTGGCCACCACACGCACCAACTGGATGGACGAAGTATTCCGCACAGCCATGTACCAGCGCCACAACGTGGCCCTCAACATGGGCACCGCCAACTTTGCCAACCGCATCTCGTTCAACTACGACAAAGACAATGGCGTGCTGCGCGACACCTACAACAAGAACCTGGCCTTGCACTACGACGGCAAGTACCAGCTCAACAAGTGGGTGAGCGTGAGCGAGAACTTCACTTGGAAAAACAACGAGAACCGCACGGGCAACACCAGCAGCCCCTACAACGGCGTGATCATGAACGCTCTGTACATGCCCAGCAGCGCCACGGTGTATAGCGAGTTTACTCCTGGCGGCTACGGCGGCACCACCACCGAGGATCCCGCCTATATTGCACAATACGGCAGCAACTTTGCCGACATTCACGGCGACGCCATCAACCCCGTGCGCCTGCTCGAGGCCTACAACGAGTACAACCGCACGAGCGACACCTGGACCACCACGTCGCTCGAGGTGGGCAACGTGGTGCCCGGCTTGAAATTTGTGAGCCGCTTCACCTACAACGTGACCAACTACAACGACAAGACCTTTGTGCCCAAGCGCGAAGAGGTGGGCAAGCCCTACCTGACCAACGAGTATACCAACTACAACTACCGCACCGACAGGTGGAAGACCGAGAACACGCTCACCTACGACAACACATTCGGGCAGCACACCGTGGGCCTGCTGGCCTCGACCACGGCCGACCATTATGCCACCCGCGGTCTCAACGTCGATGCCAAAGACTTCAGCGACGAGTCCAAGTTTCTGCAATACCTGGCATGGGCTGGCTCGCAGTCGGCCAGCGACTACCTCACAGGCCCCGATGCCAACGTCTCTCTCATAGGCCGTGCCGCCTACTCCTATGCCGACCGCTACTTCCTCACGGCATCGTTCCGCCGCGACTACGCCGGCCGCCTGCCCAAGAAGCACAACCACGGCGACTTCCCCGCCTTCACGGCAGCCTGGAAGATAAGCAACGAGGCCTTCTTCCCCCAAAACGACATCGTGACCCTGCTCAAGCTGCGTGGCTCGTGGGGCCGCATAGGCAATCTGGGCTCGATAGGCTACAACTACAAGTCGGCCGTGCTGAGCTACGGCGTAACCACCGAGAAAGCCCTCTACGGCACCTCGGGCACACTGTGGGGCACCCGCGTGTGGAACTCTGATGCCGTCAATTCCAAACTCACCTGGGAGACCTCGGAGCAGTTTGACCTGGGCCTCGACATCAACATGCTGAGCGACCGCCTGGCCATGACGCTCGACTGGTTTGAGAAGAAAACCTACAACTTGATACAGACCCAGACCATGTACTGGCCCAGCACCATAGGCGTCGACGCCATGCTGGTGAACCAGGGCAGCGTGCGCAACCGCGGCATCGAGTTTGCAGCCTCGTGGCGCGACAAGGTGGGCAACGACATCTCCTACTGGGTGAACGGCAACTTTGCCTGGCTCAAGAACTGGGTGAAGAGCACCGGCGTGACCGACAGCGAGGGCAACCCCGGCGTGTGGACCGGCGACGGCAGCTGGCGCATGATACCCTATGTGTACCAAACCGCCCAGGGCGAGCCCCTGAACTCGTTCTACCTCATCAAGAGCCTGGGCATCTTCCAGAGCGATGAGGAAGCTGCCAACTACAAGGACGCCAATGGCAAACGCATCCAGCCCAACGCAGTGGCCGGCGACCTCAAGTTTGAGGACAAGAACGGCGACGGCAAGATAAGCGACGCCGACCGCCAGTACTGCGGCAACGCAACGCCCAAGTGGACCTATGCCTTCGGCGGCGGCATCACATGGAAAGACCTCACCGTGAGCGTGATGTTCCAGGGCGTGGGCAAGGCTCAGGCTCTGAACGTGGCCAAGAGCATGACCGTGGGCGACGTGGAAGGCAACTTCAACCGTTCGGCCGAGATACTCAAGGCCTGGAGCCCCACCAACACCGGCAGCGACATACCTCGCCTGTCGAAGAACGACCCCAACGGCAACTTCTCGACGGCCTCGACCTGGTTTCTCGAGGACGCCTCCTACTTCCGCTTGAAGAACTTCACCATCAACTACGACATCACCAAGCTCATACGCAAGTGGCAGCACCTGAACGACCGCAGCAGCCGCATGTCGGTATTCTTCTCGGGCGACAATGTGTTTACCGTGACCAACTACACAGGCATCGACCCTGAGTGCGGCGGCTATGACACGATGAAGTACCCGGTGTCGCGTGCCTTCTCATTCGGCGTGAGACTGACCTATTAA